In Macaca nemestrina isolate mMacNem1 chromosome 9, mMacNem.hap1, whole genome shotgun sequence, a single genomic region encodes these proteins:
- the LOC105478309 gene encoding glutathione S-transferase omega-1 isoform X2: MSRESARSLGKGSAPPGPVPEGSIRVYSMRFCPFAERTLLVLKAKGIRHEVININLKNKPEWFFKKNPFGLVPVLENSQGQLIYESPITCEYLDEAYPGKKLLPDDPYEKACQKMILELFSKVPSLVGSFIRSQNKEDYAGLKEEFRKEFTKLEEVLTNKKTTFFGGNSISMIDYLIWPWFERLEAMKLYECVDHTPKLKLWMAAMKEDPTVSALLISGKDWQGFLELYLQNSPEACDYGL, encoded by the exons ATGTCCCGGGAGTCTGCCAGGAGCCTGGGGAAGG GAAGCGCGCCCCCGGGGCCGGTCCCGGAGGGCTCGATCCGCGTCTACAGCATGAGGTTCTGCCCGTTTGCTGAGAGGACGCTTCTGGTCCTGAAGGCCAAGGGAATCAG GCATGAAGTCATCAATATCAACCTGAAAAATAAGCCTGAGTGGTTCTTTAAGAAAAATCCCTTTGGTCTGGTGCCAGTTCTGGAAAACAGTCAGGGTCAGCTGATCTATGAGTCTCCCATTACCTGTGAGTACCTGGATGAAGCATACCCAGGGAAGAAGCTGTTGCCGGATGACCCCTATGAGAAAGCTTGCCAGAAGATGATCTTAGAGTTGTTTTCTAAG GTGCCATCCTTGGTAGGAAGCTTTATTAGAAGCCAAAATAAAGAAGACTATGCTGGCCTAAAAGAAGAATTTCGTAAAGAATTTACCAAGCTAGAGGAG GTTCTGACTAATAAGAAGACGACGTTCTTTGGTGGCAATTCTATCTCTATGATTGATTATCTCATCTGGCCCTGGTTTGAACGGCTGGAAGCAATGAAGTTATATGA GTGTGTAGACCACACTCCAAAACTTAAACTGTGGATGGCAGCCATGAAGGAAGATCCCACAGTCTCAGCCCTGCTCATTAGTGGGAAGGACTGGCAAGGTTTCCTAGAGCTTTACTTACAGAACAGCCCTGAGGCCTGTGACTATGGGCTCTGA
- the LOC105478309 gene encoding glutathione S-transferase omega-1 isoform X1: MRFCPFAERTLLVLKAKGIRHEVININLKNKPEWFFKKNPFGLVPVLENSQGQLIYESPITCEYLDEAYPGKKLLPDDPYEKACQKMILELFSKVPSLVGSFIRSQNKEDYAGLKEEFRKEFTKLEEVLTNKKTTFFGGNSISMIDYLIWPWFERLEAMKLYECVDHTPKLKLWMAAMKEDPTVSALLISGKDWQGFLELYLQNSPEACDYGL; the protein is encoded by the exons ATGAGGTTCTGCCCGTTTGCTGAGAGGACGCTTCTGGTCCTGAAGGCCAAGGGAATCAG GCATGAAGTCATCAATATCAACCTGAAAAATAAGCCTGAGTGGTTCTTTAAGAAAAATCCCTTTGGTCTGGTGCCAGTTCTGGAAAACAGTCAGGGTCAGCTGATCTATGAGTCTCCCATTACCTGTGAGTACCTGGATGAAGCATACCCAGGGAAGAAGCTGTTGCCGGATGACCCCTATGAGAAAGCTTGCCAGAAGATGATCTTAGAGTTGTTTTCTAAG GTGCCATCCTTGGTAGGAAGCTTTATTAGAAGCCAAAATAAAGAAGACTATGCTGGCCTAAAAGAAGAATTTCGTAAAGAATTTACCAAGCTAGAGGAG GTTCTGACTAATAAGAAGACGACGTTCTTTGGTGGCAATTCTATCTCTATGATTGATTATCTCATCTGGCCCTGGTTTGAACGGCTGGAAGCAATGAAGTTATATGA GTGTGTAGACCACACTCCAAAACTTAAACTGTGGATGGCAGCCATGAAGGAAGATCCCACAGTCTCAGCCCTGCTCATTAGTGGGAAGGACTGGCAAGGTTTCCTAGAGCTTTACTTACAGAACAGCCCTGAGGCCTGTGACTATGGGCTCTGA